A stretch of Lysinibacillus agricola DNA encodes these proteins:
- a CDS encoding aldehyde dehydrogenase family protein, with protein MKETKLWMNGQWQDAKETYELRSPYSGEVIAKVAKASISDVEQAIEGAQEAFQTFKKTTAYERAEILYRVVDIMRQRKEELAEILALEASKPISAGLTEIERTIATYQFAAEGAKQATGETVPMDAAPGAGDRIGWTKREPLGVISAITPFNFPFNLVAHKLGPAFAVGNTVVLKPANQTPLSAIVLAEIFKEAGLPDGALQIVTGSGGELSDMLVTHPYVKKVTFTGSGKVGLGIKEKVGLRKVTLELGSNAAVIIEPSTPVDKIITRCVGGAFNFAGQVCISLQRIYVHASIIDEFTKAFVAETEKLVVGDPLDTNTDVSAMINPNEVERIRQWIEEAKAQGAVVATGGTFTERTLTPTVMTNVTANMKIVCQETFAPIVSIVSYETLDDAIRLVNESELGLNAGIYTNVLPDALRAADELQAGAVIINDIPTFRIDNMPYGGVKMSGYGHEGIKWAIEEMTDMKFITMKKSF; from the coding sequence ATGAAGGAAACAAAGCTTTGGATGAATGGCCAGTGGCAGGACGCAAAGGAAACCTATGAGCTGAGATCACCCTATAGTGGTGAGGTTATTGCAAAGGTAGCTAAGGCGTCCATTTCTGATGTTGAGCAAGCGATAGAAGGTGCGCAGGAAGCATTCCAAACGTTTAAAAAGACAACAGCCTACGAACGTGCTGAAATATTATATAGAGTGGTCGACATTATGCGACAGCGTAAAGAGGAATTGGCTGAGATTTTAGCCTTAGAGGCAAGTAAGCCAATATCAGCAGGTTTAACCGAAATAGAACGCACAATAGCAACTTATCAATTTGCTGCAGAAGGTGCTAAGCAAGCAACAGGCGAGACTGTGCCAATGGATGCCGCACCTGGGGCAGGGGACCGTATTGGTTGGACAAAACGAGAACCTTTAGGTGTGATTTCAGCTATTACGCCATTCAATTTTCCATTTAATTTGGTCGCACATAAATTAGGGCCTGCCTTTGCAGTTGGTAATACGGTCGTGTTAAAACCAGCAAATCAAACACCATTAAGTGCTATAGTATTGGCTGAAATATTTAAGGAAGCGGGTCTACCTGATGGTGCGCTACAGATTGTTACAGGTAGCGGTGGTGAGCTTAGCGATATGCTCGTAACACATCCATACGTGAAAAAGGTGACGTTCACAGGCAGTGGTAAGGTTGGATTGGGCATTAAGGAAAAAGTAGGATTGCGTAAAGTTACTTTAGAGCTTGGTTCCAATGCAGCTGTAATTATCGAACCATCGACACCAGTTGATAAAATTATTACTCGTTGTGTCGGTGGGGCCTTTAATTTCGCTGGACAAGTCTGTATCTCATTACAACGTATTTATGTACATGCATCTATTATTGATGAATTTACAAAAGCGTTTGTTGCTGAAACAGAAAAGTTAGTGGTAGGTGATCCACTAGATACAAATACTGATGTTAGTGCAATGATCAATCCAAATGAAGTAGAACGTATTCGTCAATGGATTGAGGAAGCTAAGGCGCAAGGTGCTGTAGTTGCAACAGGAGGAACATTCACGGAACGCACTTTAACACCAACTGTTATGACGAATGTGACAGCGAATATGAAAATTGTTTGTCAGGAAACATTCGCGCCAATCGTCTCAATTGTTTCATATGAAACATTAGACGACGCTATTCGACTAGTGAATGAGTCGGAACTTGGATTAAATGCTGGAATTTATACGAATGTGTTACCAGATGCATTACGTGCAGCGGATGAATTACAGGCAGGTGCTGTTATTATTAATGATATTCCGACATTCAGGATTGATAATATGCCATATGGTGGTGTGAAAATGAGTGGTTACGGACACGAAGGCATCAAGTGGGCAATCGAGGAAATGACAGATATGAAATTTATTACGATGAAAAAATCATTCTAA
- a CDS encoding DUF779 domain-containing protein encodes MVERVLATVEALALIELLKEKHGPVIFHQSGGCCDGSSPMCYPEGDLLLGDQDVCLGEIGGAPFYMHKNQYDYWKHTQIILDVVDGRGGMFSLEGVEGKRFLTRSRAFSTEELKELGLI; translated from the coding sequence GTGGTCGAGCGTGTTTTAGCAACAGTAGAAGCGCTAGCACTAATCGAATTATTGAAAGAAAAGCATGGACCCGTTATATTTCATCAATCAGGTGGATGCTGTGACGGCTCCTCGCCAATGTGTTATCCAGAGGGCGACTTACTATTAGGTGATCAGGATGTTTGCCTTGGAGAGATTGGTGGTGCTCCCTTCTATATGCATAAAAATCAATATGATTATTGGAAGCATACACAAATAATTTTGGACGTTGTCGATGGTAGAGGTGGCATGTTCTCACTTGAAGGCGTTGAAGGTAAACGGTTCTTAACAAGATCAAGGGCCTTTTCAACAGAGGAATTAAAGGAATTGGGTTTAATTTAA
- a CDS encoding DUF4003 family protein, translating into MDFVMIENQFTNTVEDVSKAVGWTVDRKIVLAIASKYVASGKTFDSVKYKEVLQEMKKQTSWTSPLRTTVGYSIAANLMEQEDTEQAVKNLLTNVSVMKEAKFRSGNFSFIGAQFLTEKETEKRGHAQAARALFDAIRKHHRFLTSYDDIPYAVLLSSPSDDVELRAETMNRYYKELRTYNFNAGNELQWLSQVLTFLSPQYDNKLVPSVTTICDTLKKQDVKIKAMHYPLLGFLAILEVNNAQLQQIVDLYHELKDMKLLKWHREFVLFMAIQIAIYDMAQVQQSLSMTIMSSIELLIQAQQAAMFVAVSAAAVASSSSSS; encoded by the coding sequence ATGGACTTTGTTATGATTGAAAATCAGTTTACAAATACGGTGGAGGATGTCTCAAAGGCTGTTGGATGGACGGTTGATCGTAAAATTGTGTTAGCAATTGCTAGTAAATATGTGGCGTCAGGAAAAACCTTTGACTCCGTTAAATATAAAGAAGTATTACAAGAAATGAAAAAGCAAACTTCATGGACATCTCCGTTAAGAACAACGGTAGGTTATAGTATTGCTGCAAATTTGATGGAGCAAGAGGATACAGAACAAGCAGTAAAAAATTTACTGACAAACGTAAGCGTAATGAAGGAAGCAAAATTTAGAAGTGGGAATTTTAGTTTTATTGGTGCACAGTTTTTAACTGAAAAGGAAACTGAGAAACGTGGACATGCACAAGCAGCACGTGCTTTATTTGATGCAATCCGCAAGCATCATCGATTTTTAACGTCATATGATGATATTCCATATGCAGTATTGTTAAGTAGTCCATCTGATGACGTTGAGCTCCGTGCAGAAACAATGAATCGTTATTATAAAGAATTACGTACGTATAATTTTAATGCAGGTAATGAACTTCAATGGTTATCACAGGTACTGACTTTCTTATCACCTCAATATGATAATAAGCTAGTGCCAAGTGTTACGACAATCTGTGACACATTAAAAAAACAGGATGTAAAGATCAAAGCGATGCATTATCCATTACTGGGCTTTTTAGCAATTCTTGAGGTAAATAATGCACAGCTTCAACAAATTGTTGATTTATATCATGAGTTAAAGGATATGAAACTACTGAAATGGCATCGTGAATTTGTGTTATTTATGGCCATACAAATTGCTATTTATGATATGGCGCAGGTGCAACAATCCTTATCAATGACGATCATGTCTTCTATTGAATTATTGATTCAAGCACAGCAAGCAGCGATGTTTGTGGCAGTTAGTGCAGCTGCTGTAGCATCTAGTTCAAGTTCTTCGTGA